The Syntrophotalea acetylenivorans genome contains the following window.
GTTGTACGACAAAGAGTTTGTTGAAAACTGGTGTGTTGGGTTTGAAGAGCTTAAAGAACGGGTTCAGGAATATCCTTTAGACAAAGTTGCGGAAATAACCGGATGCGATGCCGAAGAAATCAGGAAAGCTGCTGTTATGTTCGCAACCGAGGGGCCTGCATCCATACCTTGGGCTGTTTCAACTGACATGCAGAAAAACAGTACGTCGGCGATCCGCGCTCAATGCATTTTAAGGGCAATTACTGGCAGCCTTAAGCAAGGGGCGGAGTTGTTGGGGCTCCCCCATTCAGAGTTCGTGTCTGTTTCCCAGATTCAGATGCACGAAGCACTGCCTGAAGAAAAGAAAAAGATTCAGCTCGGTACAGAACGGTACCCGCTCCTTACATACACGGGGATGAGTGCGTTTGAAGAGCCGTCAGCAAGAGTCTATGGGGAAGAAAATAGGTACTTCCACAATATGGCCGCGTTTATGGCCAATCCGACGGATATGTTTACGGCTATGGCTTCCGAGAAACCGTATCCTGTGAAGGCCTTCTTTACATTTGCCAGCAATGCGCTGATGGGCTTTGCAAATCAGGAAAACGCACTCGCTGGTCTCATGAATCAGGAATTGGTTGTTTGTTACGATCAGTTCATCAACCCTACAGCGCAGCTTGCCGATTATATTCTCCCCGGTGATCACTGGCTGGAGAGGCCTGTTGTTACGCCGAATTGGGAAGGTATTCCTTTCGCCAATACTTCCCAGCAAGTTGTCGAACCGGCTGGCGAAGCCAAAGATGAATATTATGTCGTCAGAGAGCTGGCCATCAGGATGGGACTTGAAGAGCATTTCCCGTGGAAGGACCGGGCTGAATTGATGAACTACAGGATCAGCCCGACTGGTAAGGATTGGGAAGAGTTCCAGAAGCAATTCACCTATCCGTCTAATATTCCCGATTATTTTGCCCCGGGTGGGGTAGGCGTGGCGACCCCATCAGGAAAAGTTGAGCTGTATTCAAGTGTGCTTGAAGGACTTGGGTATGATCCGTTGCCGTACTACAAGGAGCCGGAGCAGACTCCAATCAGTGACCCGGAACTTGCGAAGGAATATCCCTTAACCCTTTTTGCTGGTCTGCGTGAAGATCCGGGCTTTAACTCCTGCTATATGCAGGAAGGGCCCCTTAGAAACGTAGAGCCCGATCCTGTTGCCTTGCTTCATCCAAAAACTGCGCAGTCCCTTGGACTTCCCTCCGGCGAATGGATCTGGGTTGAGACAACTCATGGGAGGTTGAAGTTGCTCCTCAAGCATGATGGTGCGCAGCCGGAAGGTACGATAAGAATACCCCATGGACGGTGGTGCCCTGAACAGGAAGGTGGTCCTGAGACTGGATTTAGTGGAGCCATGCTGCATAATGATGCCATGGTATTAAGTGATGATGACTGGAATCTCGATCCGGAGCAGGGTTTGCCAAATCTTAGAGGCGGTATTCTTGCGAAGGCATATAAATGCTGAAAAAGGCTTGTGGATAGGTAGGTGGGGTATTGCAGCAGGCTGCCAGTCGATCGATTTTACGTGCCGAGCGTTTGATGAGTGAGGCGGATTGTGCAGATTTTCTGCCGGAGGTAGACCGCCGGCTTGCAGGATTGGTTCTCATTCTTTGAGTTACAGGATGTTCTGGTAAATCGGATTTCTTGGAAACCACCCCACTTCGGTGGCCATGCCTTCTCCTTCAGAAAGGATACTTTGTGTTTGGGGGAGGCATGGTCACTACCCTTGCTTTGTTAAAGCAAATGAGTGATCACCCTATTGGCAAAATTAGTACTTACATGTCGGGTCCCGCATGATTCTTGACCTGTTTATGGAAAATTCCGGTTTTTTTGCCAATCTTTTCGACAGTAAACAACGCATAGATTTTTAACGTCCCGTAGGGTTTTACGTTTGGGAGGATACTGCGATGAAAGGGAATTCGTCATTAATAACCGGCATAATCCTCGTTGGCGGAAAGAGTCGTCGCATGGGAACCGATAAGGCATTCCTCAAAATCGAAGGCATTTCCCTTTTTGAACGGGTCCTCCAGGTTATGGAGGAAAATTTCACCTCGGTTTTGTTGATCGGGAATTGCAGAGAGCGTTATTTTCGTTACAACCTACCGGTGATTCCTGACCAATACTCAGGAAGCGCCCTGGGAGGTCTCTATACAGGTCTCAAATCCTCTTCCACTGAACTCGTCTTTGTTGCCCCTTGCGATATGCCCTTTCCCAGTTCCCAACTTATTCGGCTGATCTGTTCTATGTCTGATGGCTTCGACGTCGTGGTCCCTCGTACCCGAAATGGCCTCGAGCCCCTTTTTGCTGTTTATCGTAAAACCTGTCTTGAACCGATGCGCCGATTTTTGGAGAAGGGCCATTATCGGATATACGATTTTTATTCGGAAGTGGCAGTGCGTTACCTGGAAGAAGAAGAGATGGCTTGGGCCGTGGATGAGGGTAGATCGCTCATAAATCTCAATACTCCCCGGGAATTAATCACGTTGAAGGAGAAAGAACTATGCCTGTAAGAGCAGTTTCTTTCATTGCCAAATCTGGCACTGGCAAAACAACTCTATTGGAAAAAGTCATTTTAGAGTTGAAGAGTCGAGGATACTTGGTTGGTGCAGTCAAGCACGATGCCCATAGTTTCGATATCGATCACCCCGGCAAGGATTCACATCGCCTCACTGCCGCCGGGGCCGACACCATGGTGATCTCGTCTTCCGAAAAGTTGGCTCTCGTCAAAAAACACCAATCGCCCCCATCATTGGAAGAGATCATCGAAACCTATTTCAATGATGTGGATATCGTATTGACAGAGGGTTTCAAGAGGGGGGCAATGCCTAAGATAGAGGTGCACAGGCGGCAGAGAAGCAAGACCCTCTTGTGTCGGGGCGAAAAATACGATCCGACATTGGTGGCAGTGGCCAGTGATGAAGCCCTGATTCTTGATGTCCCAGTTTTTGATTTGGACGATCCGGTCGGCGTGGCCGATTTTATCGAGCAAGCTTTCCTGTCGGCCAACAAAAAAGTTAGAGGCCGTCGCGCGTCTGCAGCTCATTGATTTCATTTGGGGGAGGGTTGGACAAAAGAAAATTTGCCAAACCATCATGGGCAAACGCCCACAAAGGTAGTGGGTAAGCCAAATAAGGAGTATTTCTATGATAAGCATTGAACATGCACAGCAGCTCATAATGGATCGCATCTCTCCCCTGGAGATAGAAAACGCCCCGATTT
Protein-coding sequences here:
- the mobA gene encoding molybdenum cofactor guanylyltransferase, yielding MKGNSSLITGIILVGGKSRRMGTDKAFLKIEGISLFERVLQVMEENFTSVLLIGNCRERYFRYNLPVIPDQYSGSALGGLYTGLKSSSTELVFVAPCDMPFPSSQLIRLICSMSDGFDVVVPRTRNGLEPLFAVYRKTCLEPMRRFLEKGHYRIYDFYSEVAVRYLEEEEMAWAVDEGRSLINLNTPRELITLKEKELCL
- the mobB gene encoding molybdopterin-guanine dinucleotide biosynthesis protein B, producing MPVRAVSFIAKSGTGKTTLLEKVILELKSRGYLVGAVKHDAHSFDIDHPGKDSHRLTAAGADTMVISSSEKLALVKKHQSPPSLEEIIETYFNDVDIVLTEGFKRGAMPKIEVHRRQRSKTLLCRGEKYDPTLVAVASDEALILDVPVFDLDDPVGVADFIEQAFLSANKKVRGRRASAAH